In Eubalaena glacialis isolate mEubGla1 chromosome 3, mEubGla1.1.hap2.+ XY, whole genome shotgun sequence, the following are encoded in one genomic region:
- the FMO2 gene encoding flavin-containing monooxygenase 2, producing the protein MAKKVAVIGAGVSGLISLKCCVDEGLKPTCFEKTEDIGGLWRFKENIEDGLASIYQSVITNTSKEMSCFSDFPMPEDFPNFLHNSKLLEYFRIFVKKFDLLKYIQFQTTVLSVKKCPDFSSTGQWVVVTESNGKEQSAVFDAVMVCSGHHILPHLPLESFPGIQKFKGQYFHSRQYKHPEGFERKRILVIGIGNSASDIAVELSKKAAQVFISTRHGSWVMGRISEDGYPWDMVFHTRFSSMLRNVLPRRVVKWVMEQQMNRWFNHENYGLMPQNKYLMKEPILSDDLPSRILYGAIKVKSRVKELTETSALFEDGTVEEDIDVIVFATGYTFSFPFLEDPLVKVENNMVSLYKYMFPPHLEKSTLACIGLIQPLGSIFPTVELQARWVTRVFKGLCALPSERTMRADIIKRNKKRIDLFGESNSQILQTSYIDYLDELALEIGAKPDLLSLLLKEPKLAVKLYFGPCNSYQYCLVGPGQWNGARSAIFTQKQRILKPLKTRALKTSSNFPVSFLLKILGLLAVVVAFFFQLQWF; encoded by the exons GAAAATATTGAAGATGGCCTAGCGAGTATCTATCAATCTGTCATCACCAACACCAGCAAAGAAATGTCCTGTTTCAGTGACTTTCCAATGCCTGAAGATTTTCCAAACTTCCTGCACAATTCTAAGCTCCTGGAATACTTCAGGATCTTTGTCAAAAAGTTTGATCTACTAAAATATATTCAGTTCCAG ACAACCGTCCTCAGTGTGAAAAAATGCCCGGATTTCTCATCCACTGGCCAATGGGTGGTTGTTACCGAGAGCAACGGCAAGGAGCAAAGTGCTGTCTTTGATGCAGTCATGGTCTGCAGTGGTCATCACATACTCCCTCACCTCCCACTGGAGTCATTTCCAG GTATCCAGAAGTTCAAAGGCCAGTATTTCCATAGCCGCCAATACAAGCACCCAGAGGGATTTGAAAGAAAACGCATTTTGGTGATTGGAATAGGAAACTCAGCCTCAGATATTGCAGTTGAGTTGAGTAAGAAGGCTGCTCAG GTGTTTATCAGCACCAGACATGGTTCCTGGGTCATGGGTCGTATCTCTGAAGATGGCTATCCCTGGGACATGGTGTTCCACACGCGTTTTAGCTCCATGCTCCGAAATGTCCTGCCACGAAGAGTTGTAAAATGGGTGATGGAACAACAGATGAATCGGTGGTTCAACCATGAAAATTATGGCCTTATGCCTCAAAACAA ATACCTTATGAAAGAGCCTATACTAAGTGATGATCTTCCAAGTCGTATACTCTACGGAGCCATCAAGGTGAAGTCAAGAGTGAAAGAGCTCACAGAAACTTCTGCCCTCTTTGAGGATGGAACAGTGGAGGAGGACATTGACGTCATTGTCTTTGCAACAGGATatactttctcttttcccttcctcgAAGATCCACTTGTTAAAGTAGAGAATAATATGGTCTCGCTGTACAAATACATGTTCCCTCCTCACCTGGAGAAGTCAACCCTTGCATGCATTGGTCTTATCCAGCCTCTAGGTTCCATTTTCCCAACTGTTGAACTTCAAGCTCGTTGGGTAACAAGAGTTTTCAAAG GCTTATGTGCCTTGCCCTCGGAGAGAACTATGAGGGCAGACATTATcaagaggaataaaaaaagaattgactt GTTTGGAGAGAGCAACAGCCAGATACTGCAGACCAGTTACATCGACTACTTGGACGAGCTTGCCTTAGAGATAGGTGCAAAGCCAGacctcctctctctcttgctAAAAGAGCCTAAACTGGCTGTGAAACTTTATTTTGGGCCCTGCAACTCTTATCAGTATTGCCTGGTTGGACCTGGGCAATGGAATGGAGCCAGGAGTGCCATCTTCACCCAGAAACAAAGGATATTGAAGCCTTTAAAGACACGGGCTCTAAAAACTTCATCTAATTTCCCAGTTTCCTTCCTGTTGAAAATCCTGGGGCTTCTTGCTGTTGTGGTGGCCTTTTTTTTCCAACTTCAGTGGTTCTAA